A region from the Polaribacter sp. Hel1_33_78 genome encodes:
- a CDS encoding DUF2480 family protein, with product MPEEILNRVANSKLKTFDLEEIYPEGKRTLFDIKDWLFQEIILKEKDFREAISNHDWSQYKNSFVAVTCSVDAIIPSWAFMLVSSELTPFANKVVIGNLELLETVIYQELISFLDFKDFADKPVIIKGCADKPIPNSAFAFLIAKLQPIAKSILFGEACSTVPLYKSKK from the coding sequence ATGCCAGAAGAAATCTTAAATAGAGTTGCGAATAGTAAACTCAAAACATTTGATCTTGAAGAAATTTATCCAGAAGGAAAAAGAACTCTTTTTGATATTAAAGATTGGTTGTTTCAAGAAATCATTTTAAAAGAAAAAGATTTTAGAGAAGCAATTAGTAATCATGATTGGTCTCAGTATAAAAATTCTTTTGTAGCTGTTACTTGCTCTGTAGATGCGATTATTCCCTCTTGGGCTTTTATGTTGGTCTCATCAGAATTAACGCCTTTTGCAAACAAAGTTGTAATCGGTAATTTAGAATTGTTAGAAACTGTAATTTATCAAGAGTTAATAAGCTTTTTAGATTTTAAAGATTTCGCAGACAAACCCGTTATTATAAAAGGTTGTGCAGATAAACCAATACCAAATTCTGCTTTTGCTTTTTTAATAGCAAAACTACAACCAATAGCAAAATCTATTCTTTTTGGTGAAGCTTGTTCTACAGTCCCTCTTTATAAATCCAAAAAATAA
- a CDS encoding DUF59 domain-containing protein: protein MTDKELEEVGDKIIKVVKTIYDPEIPVDIYELGLIYDVFVSEENNAKILMTLTSPNCPVAESLPREVEDKVKTLKEINNCEVEITFDPTWTQEMMSEEAKLELGML, encoded by the coding sequence ATGACAGATAAAGAATTAGAGGAAGTTGGTGATAAAATAATAAAAGTTGTAAAAACTATTTATGACCCCGAGATTCCGGTAGATATTTACGAACTGGGGTTAATTTATGATGTTTTTGTCTCAGAAGAAAACAATGCAAAGATATTAATGACGTTAACATCACCGAATTGTCCTGTTGCAGAATCATTGCCTCGAGAGGTTGAAGATAAAGTGAAAACTTTAAAAGAGATTAACAACTGTGAAGTTGAAATTACATTTGACCCTACGTGGACACAAGAAATGATGAGTGAAGAAGCTAAGCTAGAGTTAGGAATGCTTTAA
- a CDS encoding SufE family protein: MTIKEIQEEIIDEFSMFDDWMERYEYIIDLGKSLPIIEAQYKLDENLINGCQSKVWLYSELENDTIKYTADSDAILTKGIVALLLRVYSGQKPADILTAETNFIDQIGLKEHLSPTRANGLVSMVKQIKMYAIAQQTKLHN; the protein is encoded by the coding sequence ATGACTATCAAAGAAATACAAGAAGAAATTATTGATGAGTTTTCTATGTTTGATGATTGGATGGAACGCTATGAATATATTATAGATCTTGGTAAATCTTTACCTATAATCGAGGCTCAATATAAATTAGATGAAAATTTAATTAATGGCTGTCAATCTAAAGTGTGGTTGTATTCTGAGCTAGAAAATGATACTATAAAGTACACCGCTGATAGTGATGCAATACTCACAAAAGGAATTGTAGCCTTGTTATTACGTGTTTACTCAGGCCAAAAACCTGCAGATATTCTAACTGCTGAAACTAATTTTATTGATCAAATTGGATTGAAAGAACACCTTTCTCCGACAAGAGCAAATGGCTTAGTTTCTATGGTAAAACAAATAAAAATGTATGCAATTGCGCAACAAACAAAATTGCATAATTAA